The following proteins are encoded in a genomic region of Chryseobacterium cucumeris:
- a CDS encoding M16 family metallopeptidase, whose amino-acid sequence MKRMLSSFSAIFLMSVNIYGQNIPVDPSVRIGTLSNGMKYYIKKNVLPEKKVEFRLAINAGSILEDENQRGLAHFMEHMNFNGTKNFPDNKLVDFLQSIGVKFGQHLNAYTGFDETVYMLPVPLDKPGNLDAGLKVMEDWAFNATLSDEQINKERGVVLEELRLGLGPDKRMMDKYLPKLLYQSQYAERLPIGKKEVLENFRPDLIRKFHQDWYRPDLMAIVVVGDINVDEIEKKIRNNFSQYKNPSKPRERKSFDLPNHKEALVAIETDPDATASGVQFIIKDSEVYQPDVTVQQYDRSIVEGLVNIMLNSRLAELVNSPNPPFTYGSVYHGGTYTRNKEAFQGAAATKDGDQLNALKVLLEEVERAKRFGFTQSELDRAKAGMLSSYEWAYNNKDKNQSGELIDGYVNHFLRQEPIPGITWGYEHIKEVLPSIALEQTNEIIKKRVKNDSRVIIITGPKKEGITMPKEAMVLKTFDAVKVADLKPYEEKKKTESLVKPFKSEGKITKTEADAKLGTTTWTLNNGAKVTFKKTDFKDDEIVFAAISLGGLSVIPDADYNKTKFAFDALLEAGLAGLSKTDLAHYLAGKQVSVSSYVGGLTEGISGTSSKKDLKTAMELIYACFTDLNYNPESFNTYKTKKSAILANVDSDPEYYFSSEYSKFINQKNPRFTGLEPTEKDWANTDYKKAYDIYKDKFANAGNFHFYFVGNIDEGQLKSEILQYIASLPATGKSSTFKDTGYRPVKGGYTKVYKKGKEPKSLVTISYSGEAPYNEKEAMALSALGEVATIKVLEKLREDESGIYGGSASGSFSKIPYSAYDFSINFPCGPENVDQLTKSAVAELQKLIDMGPEQKDLDKYKEGEYNEYKTSLKDNGFWLQGIAQNQLDGSDQYNILNYPDKVKGLTVKDLQDVARKYLTKEKNVAILMPEDGWENAKKNETQKGGTTN is encoded by the coding sequence ATGAAAAGAATGTTATCTTCGTTTTCAGCCATCTTCCTGATGTCTGTCAATATCTATGGACAAAACATCCCTGTGGATCCGTCCGTAAGAATCGGTACTCTTTCCAATGGAATGAAGTACTATATCAAAAAAAATGTTTTACCGGAAAAAAAAGTAGAATTCCGTCTGGCAATCAATGCCGGATCTATTCTTGAAGACGAAAATCAGAGAGGACTGGCTCACTTTATGGAGCATATGAACTTCAACGGAACCAAAAATTTTCCTGACAATAAATTAGTAGACTTTTTACAATCTATCGGGGTAAAATTCGGGCAGCACCTTAATGCTTACACCGGCTTTGACGAAACCGTCTACATGCTTCCTGTCCCGTTGGATAAACCTGGAAATCTGGATGCCGGTCTGAAAGTAATGGAAGACTGGGCATTTAACGCAACACTTTCTGATGAACAGATCAATAAAGAAAGAGGAGTGGTACTGGAAGAGCTAAGATTAGGTCTCGGACCGGATAAGAGAATGATGGATAAATACCTGCCAAAGCTTTTATACCAATCTCAGTACGCAGAAAGACTTCCTATCGGTAAAAAAGAAGTGCTGGAAAACTTCAGACCTGATCTTATCCGGAAGTTCCATCAGGATTGGTACCGTCCGGATCTGATGGCAATTGTGGTAGTAGGAGATATCAATGTGGATGAAATAGAGAAAAAGATCAGGAATAACTTCAGCCAATATAAAAATCCTTCAAAACCCAGAGAAAGAAAATCATTTGATCTTCCGAATCATAAAGAAGCACTGGTTGCTATTGAGACTGATCCTGATGCTACGGCTTCAGGAGTGCAGTTCATTATCAAAGATTCTGAAGTGTACCAGCCGGATGTAACAGTGCAGCAATATGATAGAAGTATTGTTGAAGGCCTTGTAAATATTATGCTGAACAGCAGACTGGCAGAACTGGTTAATTCTCCAAATCCTCCTTTTACTTATGGTTCAGTATACCATGGAGGAACTTACACAAGAAACAAAGAAGCATTTCAGGGTGCCGCAGCTACAAAAGACGGCGACCAGTTGAATGCGTTGAAAGTTCTTTTGGAAGAAGTGGAAAGAGCCAAAAGATTCGGATTTACCCAATCTGAACTGGACAGGGCAAAAGCCGGGATGCTTTCCTCTTATGAATGGGCTTACAACAACAAAGACAAAAACCAAAGCGGTGAACTTATCGATGGCTACGTGAACCATTTCCTGAGACAGGAGCCAATACCTGGAATTACCTGGGGATATGAACATATTAAAGAAGTTCTTCCATCCATAGCGCTGGAACAGACCAATGAAATTATCAAAAAGCGGGTAAAGAATGACAGCAGGGTCATTATTATTACAGGTCCAAAAAAGGAAGGTATTACCATGCCAAAAGAGGCGATGGTTCTGAAGACATTTGATGCTGTAAAAGTGGCTGATCTTAAACCTTATGAAGAAAAAAAGAAAACTGAAAGCTTAGTAAAACCTTTTAAATCCGAAGGGAAAATTACTAAAACAGAAGCAGACGCCAAATTAGGAACGACCACATGGACTTTGAACAACGGTGCTAAGGTTACTTTCAAGAAAACAGATTTTAAGGATGATGAGATTGTTTTTGCAGCAATAAGCCTGGGAGGACTGTCTGTCATTCCGGATGCCGATTACAATAAAACAAAATTTGCATTTGATGCTTTACTGGAAGCCGGATTAGCAGGGCTTTCAAAGACAGATCTTGCTCACTATCTTGCAGGAAAACAGGTGAGTGTAAGCTCTTATGTCGGTGGTCTTACAGAAGGTATTTCAGGAACAAGTTCGAAAAAAGATCTGAAGACTGCCATGGAACTGATCTATGCCTGCTTTACAGACTTAAATTATAACCCGGAATCATTCAACACCTATAAAACAAAGAAATCTGCCATACTGGCGAATGTGGATTCTGATCCGGAATACTATTTCTCCAGTGAATATTCCAAATTTATCAATCAGAAGAATCCAAGATTTACCGGCCTTGAACCTACCGAAAAAGACTGGGCGAATACAGATTATAAAAAAGCATATGATATTTACAAAGATAAGTTTGCCAATGCAGGTAATTTCCACTTCTATTTTGTGGGGAATATAGATGAAGGACAGCTTAAAAGTGAGATCCTGCAGTATATTGCTTCCCTTCCTGCTACCGGAAAATCGTCTACATTTAAAGATACAGGCTACAGACCAGTGAAAGGAGGATATACAAAGGTTTATAAAAAAGGAAAAGAACCGAAGAGCCTTGTCACAATTTCTTACAGCGGAGAAGCGCCTTATAATGAGAAGGAAGCTATGGCACTTTCAGCTCTTGGAGAGGTCGCTACGATTAAAGTCCTCGAAAAACTGAGAGAAGACGAAAGCGGTATTTACGGCGGAAGCGCAAGCGGAAGCTTCAGTAAAATCCCTTACAGTGCCTATGATTTTAGCATTAATTTCCCTTGTGGCCCTGAAAATGTAGATCAGCTTACAAAAAGTGCAGTAGCCGAATTACAAAAACTGATAGACATGGGCCCTGAACAAAAAGATCTCGATAAATACAAAGAAGGAGAATACAATGAATATAAAACAAGTCTTAAAGACAATGGATTCTGGTTACAGGGAATTGCTCAAAATCAATTAGACGGAAGTGATCAATATAATATTCTGAATTACCCGGATAAAGTAAAAGGACTTACGGTAAAAGACCTTCAGGATGTTGCCAGGAAATATCTGACAAAAGAAAAAAATGTAGCCATACTTATGCCTGAAGACGGTTGGGAGAATGCTAAAAAAAATGAAACCCAAAAAGGAGGTACAACGAACTAA
- a CDS encoding T6SS phospholipase effector Tle1-like catalytic domain-containing protein, which produces MNGNRVISVGIFFDGTGNNGVNILSPDKPLNNNESYYGTFSNIYKLYSLFVGDEKIYIEGIGTVTGHEDNNFAMATCANPPYGSGYSSDDKLQKAGEFVQKIAYDDTKEYHFYVYGFGRGGMLARTLCNQLLTHYAVGNCRIKFLGLFDTVESKPFNTYNMNMSVQIENALHFCAANEGRFFFPLTGLFENSRTMKDQKSEKKSSVWKEVFVPGDHADIGGGYLEGPQSVYISTDFANVDDLHSYVSDIRNAKTSADGNKIWDALLSEYKVETVNGLSQAFVCRDKVYNDLSKVYGKLMMDETNIILSVFSTENEAYFGTDYNKHSFLNRYYSKMKEYLKDLSGNKKPIYDFGKFAEYTHISSNFGLYSNSFRYRTQREINIELINNGLNVSSSTSVDETSRTKRLSVELHLPEDSFVADFLYGTNVPNNDIWLRSIVKTPAAVRVNE; this is translated from the coding sequence ATGAATGGTAACAGAGTGATTTCCGTCGGGATTTTCTTTGACGGCACAGGAAACAATGGAGTCAATATCCTTTCACCGGATAAACCGCTGAATAATAATGAAAGTTACTACGGGACTTTCAGCAATATCTATAAATTATACAGTCTGTTCGTTGGAGATGAAAAGATATATATTGAAGGAATTGGTACTGTAACGGGGCATGAAGATAATAATTTTGCTATGGCAACATGTGCAAACCCACCCTATGGAAGTGGTTATTCATCTGATGATAAACTTCAGAAAGCAGGGGAATTTGTGCAAAAAATAGCCTATGATGACACCAAAGAATACCATTTTTATGTATACGGATTCGGCCGGGGAGGTATGTTGGCAAGAACCTTATGTAATCAGCTTCTGACTCATTATGCTGTGGGAAATTGCAGAATAAAATTTTTGGGGCTTTTTGATACGGTAGAGTCCAAACCTTTTAATACCTATAATATGAATATGTCTGTACAGATAGAGAATGCTCTGCATTTCTGTGCAGCTAATGAGGGCAGGTTTTTCTTTCCGCTTACCGGCTTATTTGAGAATTCAAGAACAATGAAGGATCAGAAATCAGAAAAAAAATCATCAGTTTGGAAAGAAGTATTCGTTCCCGGAGATCATGCCGATATTGGAGGCGGCTATCTTGAAGGACCGCAATCTGTTTATATTTCTACAGATTTCGCAAATGTTGATGATCTGCATAGCTATGTTTCAGATATCAGAAATGCAAAAACCAGTGCTGATGGAAATAAAATCTGGGATGCATTGCTCTCAGAATATAAAGTGGAAACAGTGAATGGACTTTCGCAGGCATTTGTATGCAGGGATAAAGTATATAACGACCTCTCAAAAGTATATGGAAAACTGATGATGGATGAGACCAATATCATATTGTCAGTGTTTAGTACAGAAAATGAAGCCTATTTCGGAACAGATTATAATAAACATTCTTTTCTTAACAGGTATTATAGTAAAATGAAAGAATATCTGAAGGATCTTTCCGGAAACAAAAAGCCAATATATGATTTCGGAAAATTTGCAGAGTATACGCATATTTCATCAAACTTCGGATTGTACAGTAACAGTTTCCGGTACAGAACCCAGCGTGAAATTAATATTGAGCTGATCAATAACGGATTAAATGTATCAAGCAGTACCTCCGTTGATGAAACAAGCCGGACAAAAAGACTTTCCGTAGAACTTCATCTGCCGGAAGACAGCTTTGTTGCAGATTTTCTTTATGGAACAAACGTTCCCAATAATGATATCTGGCTTCGCTCTATTGTAAAAACACCGGCAGCTGTTAGAGTAAATGAATAG
- a CDS encoding TonB-dependent receptor, whose protein sequence is MKLIYCLLLVFCGSVFTSAQKTYTVEGTVQDFHDKTWLENAVIKIGNFTAKTNKKGQFSFDKIPAGKYTLIAQHPDCNDYTENIGVDKDVQLVITLEHHIKDIETVTIHGSHKNNGSLVVKTLNKSDIEKNSTDNLGNLLSRISGVTALKTGNNISKPVIHGLYGSRICILNNGVRLAEQEWGVEHAPNVDINNFQHIDVIKGASALKYGSDAIGGVVVMEPEIFPKKDTIKGSIGLTGISNGRGLGLDADVARVWKNGWAVKSGGSIKKLGDQSAPNYNLKNTGMDFSSFNFTVQNNTYERGISFDYYLTNQNIGILRDSHVSTSEDYDRAMNANPPIYSGKFTYDIDNPRQVIEHHIAKVSAFKRFENIGKLSATYSYQYNHRQEYDIRRGNLNETPSLDMELMTHQFNINDLLEREKWSLETGIDASFQNNYSDPATKARRLIPNYDKYSAGAYSVFKYKISPEFNFEAGARYDFTRYDVTKWYDKSDWEKLYADAYPQFYVKTDQNRVLTRPQLNYNNVSFNAGLEYRPNANFDLKFNYAKVGRSPNVAELFSDGLHHSAGIIETGYMGLKNEQGHQFNLNVDSKFNVLKGLNVSVNPYFFITKNFINEIPVGIKGTIRGVFPEWAYQQIDAKMYGVDLDVNWRLTDNLTYVGKGSYVYGQDDTHDEPLILMMPPNFSNALQFKKQNWSNFYFTVENQTFLKQTRFPIRNATLELYVNGELVDKEIDFSTPPNGYSLWNIQTGINISKNLSAGLIVNNLFNTSYREYLNRLRFFANEAGRNFILNFRYRF, encoded by the coding sequence ATGAAATTGATATATTGCCTGCTGCTGGTCTTTTGTGGATCAGTATTTACAAGTGCACAAAAAACTTATACTGTAGAGGGAACCGTTCAGGATTTCCATGATAAAACATGGCTGGAAAATGCAGTGATTAAAATCGGGAACTTTACAGCTAAAACCAATAAGAAAGGTCAGTTTTCTTTTGACAAAATTCCTGCAGGAAAGTATACACTCATTGCTCAACATCCTGATTGCAATGATTATACTGAAAATATAGGAGTTGATAAGGATGTTCAGCTGGTGATTACACTGGAACACCATATTAAAGATATCGAAACTGTGACTATTCATGGAAGTCATAAAAATAATGGTTCACTGGTAGTTAAAACACTCAATAAATCTGATATAGAGAAAAATTCTACAGACAATCTTGGGAATTTATTATCTAGAATTTCAGGGGTAACTGCTTTGAAGACCGGGAATAATATTTCAAAACCTGTTATTCACGGGTTGTATGGAAGCCGTATCTGTATTCTGAACAATGGGGTACGTCTTGCTGAGCAGGAATGGGGAGTAGAACATGCTCCGAATGTTGATATTAATAATTTTCAACATATCGACGTGATAAAAGGAGCATCTGCTTTGAAATATGGAAGCGATGCTATTGGTGGAGTTGTGGTAATGGAACCGGAAATTTTTCCTAAAAAAGATACCATAAAAGGTTCAATCGGACTTACCGGAATCTCCAATGGAAGGGGGCTTGGATTAGATGCAGATGTTGCCAGAGTGTGGAAAAACGGATGGGCTGTAAAATCTGGAGGAAGCATTAAGAAACTGGGGGATCAGAGTGCTCCCAATTATAATCTGAAAAATACGGGAATGGATTTTTCTTCCTTCAATTTCACTGTTCAAAATAATACTTATGAAAGAGGAATTTCCTTTGATTATTATCTGACGAATCAGAACATAGGGATATTAAGAGATTCACACGTCTCAACTTCTGAAGATTATGACAGAGCCATGAATGCCAATCCGCCAATATATTCAGGCAAATTCACTTATGATATTGATAATCCGAGACAGGTTATTGAGCATCATATCGCAAAAGTTTCAGCTTTCAAAAGATTTGAAAATATAGGAAAACTATCTGCAACGTATAGCTATCAGTATAATCACAGACAGGAATATGATATCAGAAGAGGAAATCTAAACGAAACTCCCTCACTTGATATGGAGCTCATGACACATCAATTTAACATTAATGATTTATTAGAAAGGGAAAAATGGTCTTTAGAAACCGGAATTGATGCAAGTTTTCAAAACAATTATTCAGATCCGGCAACCAAAGCAAGACGTCTGATACCCAATTACGATAAATATTCTGCGGGAGCATATTCTGTTTTCAAATATAAAATTTCACCTGAATTCAATTTTGAAGCAGGAGCAAGATATGACTTTACCCGTTATGATGTAACCAAATGGTATGATAAAAGTGACTGGGAAAAATTATATGCAGATGCTTATCCACAATTTTATGTGAAAACAGATCAAAACAGAGTTTTAACACGCCCTCAGCTAAATTATAATAACGTTTCTTTCAATGCAGGTTTGGAATACCGTCCCAATGCTAATTTTGATCTGAAATTTAATTACGCAAAAGTGGGAAGATCTCCTAATGTCGCTGAATTATTTTCAGATGGACTGCACCATTCTGCAGGAATTATTGAAACCGGGTATATGGGATTGAAAAATGAACAGGGACATCAGTTTAATTTGAATGTTGACTCAAAGTTTAATGTTCTGAAAGGGTTAAATGTCTCTGTGAATCCATATTTTTTCATTACTAAAAATTTCATTAATGAAATTCCTGTAGGAATTAAAGGAACAATCAGAGGTGTATTTCCGGAATGGGCTTATCAGCAGATTGATGCAAAAATGTATGGAGTGGATTTGGATGTCAACTGGAGACTTACTGATAACCTTACCTATGTAGGAAAAGGAAGCTACGTGTATGGTCAGGATGATACCCATGATGAGCCGTTAATTTTAATGATGCCCCCAAATTTTTCCAATGCATTGCAGTTTAAAAAACAGAACTGGAGCAACTTCTATTTCACTGTTGAAAATCAAACATTTTTAAAACAAACCAGATTTCCGATTAGAAATGCCACATTAGAGCTGTATGTGAATGGTGAATTGGTGGACAAGGAAATAGATTTCAGTACTCCACCCAACGGATATTCACTTTGGAATATCCAAACCGGAATCAACATCAGCAAAAATCTTTCTGCAGGACTTATCGTAAACAATCTTTTCAATACTTCTTACAGAGAATATCTGAACCGTTTAAGATTCTTTGCAAATGAGGCTGGAAGAAACTTTATTTTAAACTTTAGATACAGATTCTAA
- a CDS encoding trigger factor produces the protein MKVTAQNHDDVSALLTVTLEKSDYKEKVEKQLINYAKNAQVPGFRKGKVPLSMVKKQYEAGIAFEEINRQVSDALNNYVNENKLRLVGQPVPQPVNEFDYNADQLEVAFEVGFEPEFTIDLAKYEAPHYKVEASDKEIGKSIENMQKRFAEQVPQDKITKDSYIALEVSQVVEEDAEGEHHHHPKNLTITAENKEAFKLVKGLKMEESVKVSKETLAGDEELAKELGFSKEEVEHLHHNEVEVKVKDFYSLNLAELNQDLFDKVYGEGNIKSEEELKDKVKTELDEYFQQNADVHFVNKVLEQVTEKEEVKLPESFLVKWLLFSNQNIQSEEQAKEILEAEKNQLKYQIIEGKLMTENEINLDYADVLAQAEQLVKNQLAIYGIHHLGDEEIQKYAVEMLKDQEQVRQISSEVAMAKLKDVILEKATKKETKISHDEFLEELKK, from the coding sequence ATGAAGGTTACCGCACAAAACCATGATGATGTAAGTGCATTGCTTACAGTAACATTGGAAAAATCTGACTACAAAGAAAAAGTAGAGAAGCAGTTGATTAATTATGCTAAAAATGCGCAAGTTCCTGGATTCAGAAAAGGGAAAGTGCCTTTGAGTATGGTTAAAAAACAATATGAAGCAGGTATTGCATTTGAAGAAATCAACAGACAAGTTTCTGATGCTTTAAACAACTATGTTAATGAAAACAAACTAAGATTAGTTGGTCAGCCTGTTCCTCAGCCAGTAAACGAATTCGATTACAATGCTGATCAATTAGAAGTTGCTTTCGAAGTAGGATTTGAGCCTGAATTCACTATAGATTTAGCTAAATATGAAGCTCCTCACTACAAAGTAGAAGCTTCTGACAAAGAAATCGGTAAGAGCATTGAAAACATGCAGAAGCGTTTCGCAGAGCAGGTTCCTCAAGATAAAATCACTAAAGATTCTTACATTGCTTTAGAAGTTTCTCAGGTTGTGGAAGAAGATGCTGAAGGTGAGCACCACCACCACCCAAAAAACCTTACTATTACAGCTGAAAACAAAGAAGCTTTCAAGTTGGTAAAAGGGTTGAAAATGGAGGAATCTGTAAAAGTATCTAAAGAAACTCTTGCAGGTGATGAAGAATTAGCTAAAGAATTAGGATTCAGCAAAGAAGAAGTTGAGCACTTACACCACAATGAAGTAGAAGTTAAAGTGAAAGATTTCTATTCATTAAACTTAGCTGAGCTGAACCAGGATCTTTTCGACAAAGTATACGGAGAAGGAAACATCAAGTCTGAAGAAGAGCTTAAAGATAAAGTAAAAACTGAATTAGACGAGTATTTCCAGCAGAATGCTGATGTTCACTTTGTGAATAAAGTATTGGAGCAGGTAACTGAGAAAGAAGAAGTAAAACTTCCTGAATCTTTCCTTGTGAAGTGGTTATTATTCTCTAATCAGAATATCCAATCTGAAGAACAGGCTAAAGAAATTCTTGAAGCTGAGAAAAACCAGTTGAAATATCAGATCATCGAAGGTAAATTGATGACTGAGAACGAAATCAACCTTGACTATGCTGATGTATTGGCTCAGGCTGAACAGTTGGTGAAAAACCAATTGGCTATCTACGGAATCCACCACTTAGGAGATGAAGAAATCCAGAAATATGCTGTTGAAATGTTGAAAGACCAGGAGCAGGTAAGACAAATTTCTTCTGAAGTAGCTATGGCTAAACTGAAAGATGTAATTCTTGAAAAAGCGACTAAAAAAGAAACTAAAATTTCTCACGACGAATTTTTAGAAGAACTTAAGAAATAA
- a CDS encoding response regulator, which produces MSSQIKLALIDDEQLILEGVKMLLSNEKNISVTLTADNGPDFIEDLGKLSKDEFPDIALVDVQMKPMNGFELVEILKEKYPDLKIIILSSHYKTSILGYMVKLGVSAFLPKNSNKKTFIDAITMVDKNGVFFTAEDHQMLFTYMNSSAKKNSLFETEDELSEREKDVVKLICQELTNNEIGEKLFISPRTVESHRQRILEKIGARNTVGIVIYAIVNNIYSLEKI; this is translated from the coding sequence ATGAGTTCCCAAATCAAACTAGCACTGATTGATGATGAACAGCTGATCCTCGAAGGGGTAAAAATGCTGCTGTCCAATGAAAAAAATATATCGGTAACCCTTACCGCAGATAATGGCCCCGATTTTATAGAAGACCTCGGAAAACTTTCAAAAGATGAATTTCCTGATATTGCTCTTGTAGATGTTCAGATGAAACCCATGAACGGTTTTGAACTGGTAGAAATCCTCAAGGAAAAATATCCTGATCTTAAAATTATTATCCTGTCATCCCATTATAAAACCTCAATTCTCGGATATATGGTCAAACTGGGAGTATCTGCGTTTCTGCCGAAAAATTCGAATAAGAAAACCTTTATTGATGCCATTACAATGGTAGACAAAAACGGAGTTTTTTTTACGGCTGAAGATCATCAGATGCTGTTTACTTATATGAACAGTTCTGCTAAGAAAAATTCTCTTTTTGAAACAGAAGATGAATTATCCGAAAGAGAAAAAGATGTGGTAAAGCTGATCTGTCAGGAACTGACTAACAACGAAATCGGAGAAAAACTCTTTATCAGCCCAAGAACTGTAGAAAGTCACAGACAGCGTATTCTCGAAAAAATCGGAGCCAGAAATACAGTAGGAATCGTCATCTATGCTATTGTCAACAATATTTACTCCCTTGAAAAAATATAA
- a CDS encoding ABC-F family ATP-binding cassette domain-containing protein — MLSVQSLGLHHSGNYLFQNVNFTIKKDDKVGLVGKNGAGKSTLLKMLSGEINFYEGEVVTEGSVTIGFLKQDLDFVKGRTVWAETMQAFEQINAWKNELEEVNHQMTVRTDYESDSYTDLINKMTELNDLLMNHDAYNLEGDMEKVLFGLGFKADDFQKITDEFSGGWRMRIELAKLLLQKNDIMLLDEPTNHLDMESIIWLENFLKDYPGAIVLVSHDKQFMTAVCNRTFDINNKKVDDYKANYSKYLIMREDRREKLIQAKKNQDAEIKQMEDNINKFRASATKASFAQSLIKKLDKIERIEVDNEDVSKFNIRFVQSMVPGKVIFEAINLGKAYGQKQIFDDVDFIVQRGDRIALLGQNGQGKTTLAKILAGDIKDYSGTWNLGHNVNIGYFAQNQEEVLTPNKTVLEEAEDAATEETRPRVRDLLGSFLFQGDAVTKKTKVLSGGERNRLALCKLLLRPFNTLIMDEPTNHLDIQSKEIIKLALQNFEGTLIVISHDREFLQGLCDKIYEFRDGKMKEFLGDINEYLEYRQKETIREISAEKAKLHTEVKVEPKKVEEKPVVSSSQSSNIVTKEQKNIQNKIKKVEEKISELETKVEQMEASFAKENPSDETLEEYNKAKEELDTALQEWEYLGTQLD, encoded by the coding sequence ATGCTTTCGGTTCAAAGTTTAGGATTACATCATTCAGGAAATTATTTATTTCAAAATGTCAATTTCACCATTAAAAAGGATGATAAAGTGGGTCTCGTTGGTAAAAACGGAGCAGGAAAATCCACTTTATTGAAAATGCTTTCCGGAGAAATTAATTTCTACGAGGGAGAAGTTGTCACTGAAGGAAGTGTTACCATTGGTTTCCTGAAGCAGGATCTTGATTTCGTAAAAGGAAGAACGGTCTGGGCAGAAACCATGCAGGCTTTTGAACAGATCAATGCCTGGAAGAATGAGCTTGAAGAAGTGAATCACCAGATGACTGTAAGAACAGATTACGAAAGTGATTCCTATACGGATCTGATTAATAAAATGACCGAGCTGAATGACCTTTTGATGAACCATGATGCCTACAATCTTGAGGGTGACATGGAAAAAGTGTTATTCGGTTTAGGATTTAAAGCAGATGATTTCCAGAAAATCACCGATGAATTTTCCGGAGGATGGAGAATGAGAATCGAATTGGCAAAATTACTTCTTCAGAAGAACGATATCATGCTTCTCGATGAGCCTACCAACCACCTGGATATGGAATCCATCATCTGGTTGGAGAACTTCCTTAAGGATTATCCCGGAGCTATTGTTCTGGTAAGTCACGATAAACAGTTTATGACAGCGGTTTGTAACCGTACTTTTGATATCAACAATAAAAAAGTTGACGATTACAAAGCCAACTATTCCAAGTATCTGATCATGAGAGAAGACCGCCGTGAAAAACTGATTCAGGCTAAAAAGAATCAGGATGCGGAGATCAAACAAATGGAGGATAACATTAATAAGTTCCGTGCAAGTGCTACCAAAGCTTCTTTCGCGCAGTCACTTATTAAAAAATTAGATAAGATTGAACGTATTGAAGTGGATAACGAAGACGTTTCAAAATTCAATATCCGTTTCGTACAGTCTATGGTTCCGGGAAAAGTGATCTTCGAAGCGATCAATCTTGGAAAAGCCTACGGACAGAAGCAGATTTTTGATGATGTAGACTTCATCGTTCAGAGAGGAGACAGAATTGCCCTTCTGGGGCAGAACGGTCAGGGAAAAACTACGCTGGCTAAAATCCTGGCAGGAGATATCAAAGACTATTCAGGAACCTGGAATCTTGGACATAATGTCAACATTGGATATTTCGCTCAGAATCAGGAAGAGGTTTTAACACCTAATAAAACGGTTCTGGAAGAAGCTGAAGATGCAGCAACAGAAGAAACAAGACCAAGAGTAAGAGACTTATTAGGATCTTTCCTTTTCCAGGGAGATGCCGTTACTAAGAAAACAAAAGTACTTTCCGGAGGAGAGAGAAACCGTCTGGCACTTTGTAAACTGTTGCTTCGTCCTTTCAACACGCTGATCATGGACGAACCTACCAACCACCTTGATATCCAGTCTAAGGAAATTATCAAGCTGGCACTGCAGAATTTTGAAGGAACTTTAATTGTCATCTCTCACGACAGGGAATTCCTTCAGGGACTTTGTGATAAAATCTACGAATTCCGTGATGGGAAAATGAAAGAATTCCTTGGTGATATCAATGAATATCTTGAGTACAGACAGAAAGAAACCATCAGAGAGATTTCTGCAGAAAAAGCCAAACTTCATACGGAAGTAAAGGTTGAACCCAAGAAAGTAGAGGAAAAACCTGTTGTAAGCAGCAGCCAGTCTTCAAATATTGTGACGAAAGAACAGAAAAATATTCAGAATAAAATAAAGAAAGTAGAAGAGAAAATTTCTGAGCTTGAAACAAAAGTAGAGCAGATGGAAGCATCTTTTGCCAAAGAAAATCCTTCAGATGAAACCTTAGAAGAATACAACAAAGCTAAGGAGGAGCTGGATACAGCTTTACAGGAGTGGGAATATCTTGGAACCCAACTGGATTAA